In Salvelinus sp. IW2-2015 unplaced genomic scaffold, ASM291031v2 Un_scaffold6513, whole genome shotgun sequence, the genomic stretch cactctatactcccttctgtctctctgttacccagtcactaacactctatactcccttctgtctctctgttacccagtcactaacactcccttctgtctctctgttacccagtccactaacactccatactcccttctgtctctctgttacccagtcactaacactcccttctgtctctctgttacccagtcactaacactcccttctgtctctctgttacccagtcactagcactcccttctgtctctcttttacccagtcactaacactccactcccttctgtctctctgttacccagtcactaacactccagagtagtgaactacatgggtagagtagtgcactacatgggtagagtagtgtactacatgggtagagtagtgaactacatgggtagagtagtgaactacatgggtagagtagtgcactacatggtagagtagtgtactacatgggtagagtagtgaactacatgggTAGAGTAGTGTACTACATGGGTAGAGTAGTGAACTGCATGGGTAGAGTAGTGTACTACATGGGTAGAGTAGTGTACTACATGGGTAGAGTAGTGAACTGCATGGGTAGAGTAGTGTACTACATGGGTAGAGTAGTGAACTGCATGGGTAGAGTAGTGTACTACATGGGTAGAGTAGTGTACTACATGGGTAGAGTAGTGACTACATGGGTAGGATAGTGAACTACATCGGTAGAGTAGTGTACTAC encodes the following:
- the LOC112078922 gene encoding LOW QUALITY PROTEIN: dynein heavy chain-like (The sequence of the model RefSeq protein was modified relative to this genomic sequence to represent the inferred CDS: inserted 6 bases in 5 codons), which produces THVVHYSTHAVHYSTHVVNYSTHVVHYSTHVVHYSTHVVHYPTHVVHYSTIXVVHYSTDVVHYPTHVVHYSTHVVHYSTHVVHYSXHAVHYSTHVVHYPTHVVHYSXHVVHYSTDVVHYPTHVVXYSTHVVHYSTHVVHYSTHAVHYSTHVVHYSTHAVHYSTHVVHYSTHVVHYSTHAVHYSTHVVHYSTHVVHYSTHVVHYSXHVVHYSTHVVHYSTHVVHYSTHVVHYSTHVVH